From a single Arachis hypogaea cultivar Tifrunner chromosome 3, arahy.Tifrunner.gnm2.J5K5, whole genome shotgun sequence genomic region:
- the LOC112789845 gene encoding uncharacterized protein produces the protein MGVDYYKILQVDKNAKDEDLKKAYRKLAMKWHPDKNPDNKKDAEAKFKQISEAYEVLSDPQKRAIYDQYGEEGLKGQVPPPDAGGPGGGAGTTFFSTGDFPGGSFRFNPRSADDIFAEFFGFSSPFGGSGGRGSGMRSRGFSSGMFGDDMFGSFGEGGGVHVSHGAPRKAATIENKLPCTLEEIYRGTTKKMKISREIVDASGKTMPVEEILTINVKPGWKKGTKITFPEKGNEQVNVTPADLVFVIEEKPHGVFTRDGNDLIVTQKITLVEALTGYTVRLTTLDGRTLNIPINTVIHPNYEELVPREGMPLPKDPSKKGNLRIRFNIKFPTRLTDEQKSGIRKLLAASA, from the exons atgggTGTGGATTATTACAAGATCTTGCAGGTTGATAAGAATGCAAAAGATGAAGACTTGAAGAAGGCTTATAGGAAACTTGCCATGAAGTGGCACCCTGATAAGAACCCCGACAACAAAAAAGATGCTGAAGCTAAGTTCAAGCAGATTTCTGAAGCCTACGAG GTTCTTAGTGATCCTCAGAAGAGAGCTATCTATGATCAGTATGGGGAGGAGGGGCTTAAGGGACAGGTACCCCCTCCTGATGCCGGTGGACCTGGTGGAGGTGCTGGAACTACTTTCTTTTCAACCGGAGATTTCCCGGGAGGATCATTTCGGTTCAATCCCCGGAGTGCAGACGACATTTTCGCAGAATTCTTTGGGTTTTCAAGCCCGTTTGGTGGCTCCGGTGGGAGAGGAAGTGGCATGAGGTCGAGAGGATTTTCTAGTGGAATGTTTGGAGATGATATGTTTGGATCCTTTGGCGAAGGAGGAGGGGTGCATGTGAGCCATGGCGCACCTCGCAAGGCGGCTACCATTGAGAACAAGTTGCCCTGTACCCTGGAGGAGATATACAGAGGGACCACCAAGAAGATGAAGATTTCTAGAGAAATTGTGGATGCTAGTGG GAAAACCATGCCGGTAGAGGAGATATTGACCATCAACGTGAAGCCTGGTTGGAAGAAGGGGACGAAGATCACCTTCCCGGAGAAGGGAAACGAACAGGTGAACGTGACGCCAGCAGACCTCGTCTTCGTCATCGAGGAAAAGCCGCACGGCGTCTTCACTCGTGACGGAAACGATCTCATCGTGACGCAGAAGATCACCCTCGTGGAAGCCTTGACCGGTTACACAGTGCGCCTCACCACACTGGATGGCAGAACCTTAAACATACCAATCAACACCGTGATTCATCCCAACTATGAGGAGCTTGTACCGAGAGAAGGCATGCCATTACCAAAGGATCCATCAAAGAAGGGGAACTTGAGAATAAGATTCAACATCAAGTTCCCAACCAGGCTCACTGACGAACAGAAATCAGGAATTAGGAAACTCTTGGCTGCATCAGCatga